A genomic segment from Desulfobulbaceae bacterium encodes:
- a CDS encoding glycosyltransferase family 9 protein codes for MTPDQMRNIDRYFGVPITFMVTLLLTVWQILFRPQGQRPKRILFIELSEMGSTILADPAMRKARDHFLAELFFVIFTKNRPSLTLLQTIPDANIFTIDQTSLGSILTDVVRFRFWCVRNRIDTVVDLELFSRFSTLLSWLSGAVNRAGFYAFHDEGLYRGELLTCRVAYNPHIHIAKNFVSLINALAAAKPELPFSKKEVPDSEIVLPVVKPGLPALAAMRDKIKMVAPHYDETAHRLVLINPNSSELLPQRRWSPENYHHLISEIVSRYPDILVLITGAPSELPGAEALVAAISHERCVNLTGHLIVEELPALYTLAALMVTNDSGPGHFSAITRMPTIVLYGPETPKLYGSLGNVHCLYANLACSPCVSAANHRKTSCVDNVCLQAITPAMALSSVREILEGHGHA; via the coding sequence GCCGATTACCTTTATGGTCACTCTGCTGCTGACGGTTTGGCAGATTCTTTTTCGACCTCAGGGGCAGAGGCCCAAGCGGATACTCTTTATCGAGTTGTCCGAGATGGGGAGTACGATCCTTGCCGACCCGGCCATGAGAAAGGCCCGCGATCATTTCCTGGCCGAGCTTTTTTTTGTTATTTTCACCAAGAATCGTCCTAGTCTCACTCTGCTCCAGACCATCCCTGATGCTAATATTTTTACTATTGACCAAACCTCTCTGGGGTCGATACTGACAGATGTGGTCAGATTTCGTTTTTGGTGTGTCCGCAACCGGATTGATACCGTGGTCGATCTCGAACTCTTCTCCCGGTTTTCTACCCTGCTTTCGTGGCTGAGCGGGGCGGTGAACCGGGCAGGGTTCTATGCCTTTCACGATGAAGGTCTTTATCGGGGCGAATTGTTGACCTGTCGTGTCGCCTATAATCCTCATATTCATATCGCCAAAAATTTTGTCTCCCTGATCAATGCCTTGGCTGCCGCCAAGCCTGAACTCCCTTTTTCCAAGAAGGAGGTGCCAGACTCGGAGATTGTGCTGCCGGTGGTAAAACCTGGACTCCCTGCTCTTGCCGCCATGCGGGACAAGATCAAGATGGTTGCGCCTCACTATGACGAAACAGCGCATCGTTTGGTTCTGATTAATCCTAATTCGAGCGAGTTGCTGCCTCAGCGGCGCTGGTCGCCGGAGAATTATCATCACCTGATCAGCGAAATTGTAAGTCGCTACCCAGATATTTTGGTCCTGATTACCGGGGCGCCTTCTGAGCTGCCCGGGGCCGAAGCCCTGGTTGCGGCTATCAGTCATGAGCGGTGCGTCAATCTGACCGGTCATTTGATTGTCGAGGAGTTACCCGCGCTTTATACCCTTGCGGCCTTGATGGTGACCAATGATTCAGGCCCTGGGCATTTCTCGGCGATTACCAGAATGCCCACTATTGTTCTCTATGGTCCCGAGACCCCGAAATTGTATGGATCGCTTGGGAATGTCCATTGTTTGTATGCTAATCTTGCCTGTTCACCGTGCGTTTCAGCAGCCAACCATCGCAAGACTTCCTGTGTGGATAATGTGTGTCTGCAGGCAATTACTCCGGCGATGGCGCTTTCCTCGGTAAGGGAGATTCTCGAAGGTCATGGGCACGCATAA